The genomic DNA TAAAGCAGGAGAACAagtgtttggattttttttctaggaTCAGCAGTCGAAAGTAAATGGAACAAAACGTCTTTCAACATCGAAGTCAAAAAGGTGCCTTTTGTACATTCGGATATAATATATTCAAATGTAATctgacagaaaaaaatattttaatatacaTTTCGATTTCCGACTCCGGTGTTTCATGTGCCAAAATACATAGGAAACTGACTTCAAATCTCATAATTCAAATCCAAACCCCTCTACTGTATTAtccaataatatttttaaatatttgtgttAGTAAAATTGAAATACTTAATATGCAAACTAAAACCAACGTCACAGAAAGGAAAGTATGATTTGGCGAGCAAAGAACAGACGATGTTGTCAACAATGAACCTATTCATGCTCGATATGTTTCAGGCACACCGAGTATGCTGGAACATGCGCTCCTGGTATTTGCCAGTTTAGCAAAGAAATAGTTAACATGGCCGTTGTAAAGTGTGTATGAATTGGCATGAAGTTGGAGCAAGTGTACTGGCTCCATAGCTCAGCTGGTTAGAGCGTCGTGCTAATAACGCGAAGGTCGTGAGTTCgatcctctctggagccatccatctctttttgctgctgttactACATACTATCACCTGCTAGATTATGTGGCAAGCACTATTTTTATGTATTCTCATTTGACTTGCACTATTGTACATGAAATTTGACCAGACAGGTTAATTATTTACGACTACAATTTAATGAACAATTTCTCTTACCACACATCACCATGCCTGGCTATTTCCGCGCAAGTCGGAAAGATTCACTACAGCTAGAATGCATCACTTATGCGCTTATGCGTCGAACAAATGTCAATCTTTAATAACCCTTCGCTAATTACTTAACGCATCGCCGACAGCTGGCGTGCGGTTTTGGGAGAGGGAAATTCCCCCACCGGGGATGGTTTGTCAACCAATCTTTGGAGTTTTCCGTCATGTAGCTGTGTGTACCTCGCTGTATGAATGCATTTGACTAcattggcttgccatttcctGGCCAAACGGTGTTCAACAAACCGCAAATTATATCCAACTACTACCTGGTCTTTGCACGTGTTGCGTCTTCTTTAGACCAAAAACGATGCAACTTTATGTTTGCCGTTCTTTAACGGACCATTATTCATCTCGATAGATCGTTTAATGTGGCCCATGTTGTCCCTGTGGTTACTTATCCATGAAATTAAAGTGTCATCagtagtgtgcgtgtgcgtaaCATCAGGTTGCTTCTTTGGTAGATAAGACCATGAGTAACTTAAATGTTCACAACACGGTGTAACATATTAGTctaaacaaaactttatatgaaaaatagagattgataaaaaataaacttcaaaTAAAATCTTGTGTCTTTGACCAACAAGAATCCTGAAAATAGTTTTGAACTTTTTAAAATGATAGTTGAGTCTCATAATCATGTTCAGAATCTACTGACGGGAATTGCAAAGAAATCGAAAACGAAATGTGCGTCTCCCCTAGGGAGGCAGCTTTCTTAAATGTAAAACCCGATAGTAGCATACCCCCTTAGCGATGGAGCTGCATGGTGAAGCTATTTTTGAATGGAATGAACTGCATCTCCCACTCCCCCATTTTGCAAGATGTTCATTCCGCTCGTTTAGATAAATTGAAGCGTGATACAAATGAATCGCAAATGCTTACGTGAACATGATTGGGGCTGTCATTCAGGCAGaactttgaataaatttaGTTAACaacaaattttttttaaagatttcaTTTAAGTGATCTTTTGACATTAAAAAAATGCCAACTTCAATGCCATAATTTATCCAAAAGCGTATTATATTCGATAAAAAAGCGATACACTTCAGACAGGCATAAAACGCTTGCCATCCAACCCCCAGGTCAAGTGTTCATGCATACGTCAAACACAGCTGACCATTCGCAGCATTATCCCCACAGCTGGCCACCCACAGCAGCAACGTAGTTTTGTTTCTCTGCGGTTTTGTGAccaagttttttgtttgcctcatAAACCAACCGGGGGTTAATTAATTTCATGAACTGTTGAGCATTTGATTGACAGGAAGCCAAACAAAGTGGTGGTTTTCGGGTGCCGCTCTGCCATATCATCCACTGATAAGAGTGACGAAGTGTGGCGATCTCCTGTGTGAACTTTTCGTGCCAAAAAACTGACCACCCAAAACGACGTGCGCACGATGACAGGGGTGGCGCTAAGATTTTGTGCGAATTTGAATTTCATGTTCCTGGAGGCTGGCTCATTTCTCGACCGGTACCGTGCCGCAAAATCGGCCGGTTTCGATGGGGTTGAAGGACCGTTTCCACCGTCGGAAGTTGCGCTAGAATCGTTGGTGGCGGTACAAAAAGAAACTGGATTGAAACAAATTCTTATGAACATTGCGTTGGGtaggtgtttgtttgtgattgATATTCGAAGCGAGATGTAGACGAGCATAGACGCGCGTTTGCTAAATGTTCCACGGTTCTTTAGGCGATGTACCAGGCGGTCAGTTTGGATGTGCCGCGCTGCCTGGCTGGGAGTCGGAGTTTCTTGTAAATCTCGAACGTACCGTTGAATACGCCAAGGCTGTCGGTTGTGGGAAGTAAGTGCTCGAGCGATAGTACTGTTTGTATTTGCATTCCCGTTTGGCATTGCATCGCGAGGGTTGATAACAAGGGTGACTTTGAGATGCATTGTAACTTGGAACAGGGGTTGGTTTTAGGGGTTACGGAGCAGTAAAGTGTAGAGTGCCCTCCTCTCACGAAGCATCGGTGGTTCAGTGGTAGAATGCTCGCCTGCCACGCGGGCGGCCCGGGTTCGATTCCCGGCCGATGCAATGAAGACTTTTTTACTGCTATCGTTCCCCACTAATTCTTTTGTAACACCGTTCACGACAGAATACACATAATGGCGGGTAAGTTGGACGGCCCGGCAACGGAAGTACACGACCGGACCTACCTTGCTAATCTGCGAGTCGCAGCACCGATCCTTGAACGGAACAACATTGTCGGTGTAATCGAACCCATCAACAAATATGCCGTGCCTGGATATTACCTCGCCTGTTACGATAAGGGTAAGACACTTACTAGCTTCCTACTTCCCTTAAAAATCTATTAATTTTACCCCTTTTTCAATTACTTTTCAGCTGTACAGATGATCACCGCCGTCGGCAGTTCGAACGTGAAGCTAATGCTAGACCTCTACCACGCGCAGCACATTCGAGGCGACATCTCGAACAGCATCCGTGCGCTGGCGTCCTACATCGGTCACGTACAGCTGGCCCAGGTGCCGGGCCGAAACGAACCGGACAGTGCGGGTGAACTAAACTTCCGATACGTCCTGGAAGTATTGGCGACCGAAGGCCGGTACGCTGATGGGTGGGTTGGGTGCGAGTATCGCCCGATGGCCGGTACAGTCGAAGGACTTCGCTGGTTGCGTGACTTTGGCTACTGGCAGTGACTTTGAATGCCCCCAGGGTGGTGGGTCAAGCGATGTCAACATTATGCATAAGAAATGTGATCAAATAGACGGGACCGGGTGTACTTTGGGTAAAAGTGTTTCATTATTAAGCGATTAGCGTCCATATAAAAACCGAGCACGGATGAAGAGCAGCGAAACGATAGTCTCTATCGGGCATTTGAACAAAATCCAGAGAACGGTTTAAGAGATGGTTATCAAGGAAAGTGAGTTCGATGATTCGCTTGGGTACGCGCTGCTCCGTCGTGAAATGGGCGCCGTCTGGGACACGTCCAAGGACGAGCGCATGATCAACGGTACGATGGATCCGGAGCTGATTCAGCGGGCCAAGGAGCGAGCGATCCGCGCCCAGCTTAACTCGGCCGACGGCGATACGTGCGAAACGCACGACCAATTTTACCGCGACCACaagctgctgttggtgctgttcCGTGGGCTGGCAGTCATGCCGATCACACGCTCGGTGCCGGGCCGCATCACGTTCAGCTGGCGGTCGGCTGCATCCATCTACGCGTTCTGCTTCTACATAGTGTCCACCGTGATCGTGCTGGTGGTGGGGTACGAACGCATCAAGGTGTTCCAGACGACGACCAAGTTCGACGAGTACATCTACGGCATACTGTTCGTCATCTTTCTCGTACCACACTTCTGGATACCGTTCGTCGGCTGGGGTGTGGCGGGCCAGGTCGCCATCTACAAGACGATGTGGGGTGCGTTCCAGGTGCGCTACTACCGCGTCACCGGCACATCGCTCCAGTTTCCCCACCTCAAGATGCTGATCGTGTTCTTCTCGATCGGGTGTCTCGTGTGTGCGATCGTGTTTCTGCTCTCGCTCAGCTTTCTGCTGGAGGGCTTTGCCCTGTGGCACACCTCCGCCTACTATCACATCATCACGATGCTCAACATGAACAGTGCGCTGTGGTACATCAACAGTCGCGGCATCCGTGTCGCCTCCAGCAGTCTGTCACGCTGCTTCCGGCAGGATGTGGCGATCGAGTGTACGGCCGCGATGATCTCGCGGTATCGATTCCTGTGGCTCAACCTGAGCGAACTGTTGCAGGCCCTTGGGAACGCTTACGCCCGCACCTACTCGACGTACTGTTTGTTTATGTTCGTCAACATCACGGTCGCAATCTACGGCGCACTGTCGGAGATTATTGACCAtgggtttggattttcgttcAAGGAAATCGGTCTCATCGTGGACACGGTGTACTGCTCCACGCTGCTGTTCATCTTCTGCGACTGTTCGCACAATGCAACGCTGCAGGTGGCGCAAGGCGTGCAGGACACGCTGCTCAGCATCAACCTGCTGAAGGTGGACCAACCGACGCAGAAGGAGATCGATCTGTTCATACAGGCGATCGAGATGAATCCGGCCATCGTAAGCCTCAAAGGGTACGCGGAAGTCAATCGGGAACTGCTCACCTCGGTAAGGATGTGAAGATACGTTCTTGGTTGttatgaaaatattatttacaggATGTGTCTTTGCAGAGCATTGCTACGATCGCCATCTACTTGATCGTACTGTTGCAATTTAAGCTGTCACTCATCTCACAACAAATTCCGGCGGAGATTATCGAAAATGTAAAGCTCTTGCAAAAGCAGTAAGACAGATTAGTCGTCCAAAATCCTTATGGTGTATTGCTATGCTATATTATtctctcttttattttgtaatttaTCCCTTCACATGCCTTCTTTCTTCTACATAAAACCAAATAAAAGTCATTAGAAACACTTGAACACTTTCTAAACCACATTATCACACTTTGTACCACGGATCGCCACCGCTGGATCCTGTCGCCATAACCGGAAGTTGTACTCACTTTCATTGAGTCGCGAATAGATCCATACCGGCAAGCTGTTTGTCAACACCCACAGCATACCGTCGGAGTCACTCGTCAAATCGGTCGGATAGATGAGCTCCCGGTTATCCAGATGCACGACCGCGTGATTGTCCGCATCGAAGATTTGATTCGTGTTCCAGCATCCGATCGAGTTCCGGTTTACCTCGGCATAGAACAGTACCCCGGTGCGTGGATCGTAATGGTGCATGGTGGACTGCGTATTCGGTCCCCGCTCACCCAACGCCTCGAACAATCCGTCGTAGTAGCCGGACTGTGCGATCCGTTTGCTCTGCAGCACATTCGTAAACGTCCCGAACTCGGTCGTGCTGACCATTGGATGGTAGTAGACCAGCTTCGACCGGGCGACGGTGTCATTCTGTCCGATCGCTATCGAAAACACACCATCGTCCCACTCGAACCTCTGGCCGGCCACATTAAACGTGGTCCGAGTTCGATCGTACGCGAACGATGAATGGTTAAACGACCACATATCGTTGTCCCGCAGACTGTACACGTGGATAGCATTTGCCACCAGATCCGGAATGTAGGCGAACGCTCCCGCACAATCGGTTGGCTCTACGTCCACGGTGATGCTGGCCATACCGACCCCTTCCCGAACGATCGATTCCGGAACGGTGTACCGTTGCACGAGCTGATCACGCTTCAGATCGATGATCCACACCTGAGGACGTTGCAGCTGCCGTCGATTGTTCGGATACTCTAGCATGCCCGTATCGACAAACCATAACCGTTCGCAGGCATCCACCTTGGTGCGATACACCGAAACTAGCCGCCTCAAGTCCGGTGCATATTGTGGCTGAAAGAACGGAAGAAGTTGAAATCTATCGTCCACACCTAACTGGAATGTTGTGGGACACAACCTGCAGCTCATTGATCGGATAGGTAGGATAGGCTTGCAAGGGTGGGCTACGATCACCGCGCGACACTTTTGTCAGATCGATCACG from Anopheles stephensi strain Indian chromosome 2, UCI_ANSTEP_V1.0, whole genome shotgun sequence includes the following:
- the LOC118505414 gene encoding putative hydroxypyruvate isomerase; this translates as MTGVALRFCANLNFMFLEAGSFLDRYRAAKSAGFDGVEGPFPPSEVALESLVAVQKETGLKQILMNIALGDVPGGQFGCAALPGWESEFLVNLERTVEYAKAVGCGKIHIMAGKLDGPATEVHDRTYLANLRVAAPILERNNIVGVIEPINKYAVPGYYLACYDKAVQMITAVGSSNVKLMLDLYHAQHIRGDISNSIRALASYIGHVQLAQVPGRNEPDSAGELNFRYVLEVLATEGRYADGWVGCEYRPMAGTVEGLRWLRDFGYWQ
- the LOC118505409 gene encoding gustatory and odorant receptor 22-like, translated to MVIKESEFDDSLGYALLRREMGAVWDTSKDERMINGTMDPELIQRAKERAIRAQLNSADGDTCETHDQFYRDHKLLLVLFRGLAVMPITRSVPGRITFSWRSAASIYAFCFYIVSTVIVLVVGYERIKVFQTTTKFDEYIYGILFVIFLVPHFWIPFVGWGVAGQVAIYKTMWGAFQVRYYRVTGTSLQFPHLKMLIVFFSIGCLVCAIVFLLSLSFLLEGFALWHTSAYYHIITMLNMNSALWYINSRGIRVASSSLSRCFRQDVAIECTAAMISRYRFLWLNLSELLQALGNAYARTYSTYCLFMFVNITVAIYGALSEIIDHGFGFSFKEIGLIVDTVYCSTLLFIFCDCSHNATLQVAQGVQDTLLSINLLKVDQPTQKEIDLFIQAIEMNPAIVSLKGYAEVNRELLTSSIATIAIYLIVLLQFKLSLISQQIPAEIIENVKLLQKQ
- the LOC118505411 gene encoding L-dopachrome tautomerase yellow-f-like → MDEVRFLGIALLCALLVFGGNGTEFEKVFEWKQMSYRDLPDLSKANTPILFPRAQGDTENETFQAYGNIPMGATHHKNRLFITIPRRRPGVPATLNVIDLTKVSRGDRSPPLQAYPTYPINELQPQYAPDLRRLVSVYRTKVDACERLWFVDTGMLEYPNNRRQLQRPQVWIIDLKRDQLVQRYTVPESIVREGVGMASITVDVEPTDCAGAFAYIPDLVANAIHVYSLRDNDMWSFNHSSFAYDRTRTTFNVAGQRFEWDDGVFSIAIGQNDTVARSKLVYYHPMVSTTEFGTFTNVLQSKRIAQSGYYDGLFEALGERGPNTQSTMHHYDPRTGVLFYAEVNRNSIGCWNTNQIFDADNHAVVHLDNRELIYPTDLTSDSDGMLWVLTNSLPVWIYSRLNESEYNFRLWRQDPAVAIRGTKCDNVV